The sequence GGTATATCCCTTTACGATGGAGACCACGTGCAAGAATAATTTGTCCCTCTGTAATATATCCTGTAAGGTCAGGTATCGGGTGCGTCTTGTCGTCTTCGGGCATAGTCAGTATAGGCAACTGTGTTATTGAACCTTCTTTTCCACGGAGTCTTCCTGCTCTTTCATACATTGTAGCTAAGTCAGTGTATAAATAGCCAGGATAGCCTCTACGACCAGGCACTTCTTTACGAGCAGCTGATATTTCACGAAGTGCTTCACAATAGTTTGTAAGGTCAGTCAAAATGACAAGTACGTGCATTCCCTTCTCAAAAGCAAGGTATTCTGCCGCAGTCAATGCAAGTCGTGGAGTAGAAATACGTTCAATAGCAGGGTCATCAGCAAGGTTCACATACATGACTGTGCGCTCTACAGCTCCAGTTTTTCTAAAATCTTCCATAAAGAATGATGCTTCTTCAAATGTAATCCCCATTGCGGCAAAAACTACTGCAAAGTTAGCATGTCCACTTATAACATTGGCCTGCCTAGCTATCTGCGCCGCCATCTGACTGTGAGGCATACCACTTCCGGAAAATATCGGTAGTTTTTGACCTCTTACAAGCGGATTCATTCCGTCAATAGCGGAAATACCAGTTTGGATAAACTCAGAAGGGTAATCACGTGAAAAAGGGTTAATTGGGTTCCCATTAACATCTAACAAATCTAGAGGTATTATGGGTGCACCTCCATCAATTGGATCCCCTCGTCCGTTAAAGACGCGTCCCAACATATCATCTGAAACAGGAAGCTTTAATACGTCTCCAAGAAAACGTATTTGAGAGCTTTCTACATCTATTCCTGTGCTGCCTTCATAGACTTGTACTAAAGCTCTGTCTTCTGTAATTTCAAGTACTCTACCTGTTCTTTTTTCTCCTGTAGCAAGACGTATTTCTGCAAGTTCATCATATGACACGTTTTCAACCTTTTCAACCAACATAAGGGGTCCGGCCAGGTCGCATATAGTTCTATATTCTTTAGGCAACATCATGATCACCTCCGGGTACTCCAAGTTTACCAAGCTCTGTTTTAATCGTTTTCTCTAAATCGGAAATTTTATCAAGCTCTTCTTCCGAAATATATCTCATTCTTGCAATCTCTTCACGAATAGGGTGGTTTATCACTGATTTTAAATTTCCTCCGCGAGACAATACTTGCATGGCCATGTCGTGGAAAGTTAAAATTATGCGAAGCATTCTAAACTGCTTATCCATAGATGCATACGTGTCTATCTCGTGAAATGAGTTTTGATGTAAAAAGTCTTCTCTTATTGACTTTGAGGTTTCCAGAACCATTCTCTCTTCTCTAGAAAGAGAGTCAATTCCAACAAGCCTGACGATTTCTTTAAGCTGGTCCTCTTCCTCTAGAAAAGTCATCGCATCGATGCGTAACTTACTCCATTCCCCATCATATTTATTATCCCAATACTCACCCAGAAGCTTTGCATACAGTGAATAGCTTGATAACCAATTTATTGCGGGGAAATGTCGCTGATAAGCGAGTTGCGAATCCAGCCCCCAAAATACTTTTGTAACTCTAAGAGTATTTTGAGTTACTGGTTCAGAAAGGTCGCCTCCTGGAGGAGATACGGCACCTATAACCGTTACAGCGCCTTCTCTACTATCTTGTCCACAACAAATTGCACGCCCCGCTCTTTCATAGAAAGTCGCCAGTCTGGTACCTAAATAAGCAGGGAAGCCCTCTTCTCCTGGCATTTCTTCAAGCCTACCAGACATTTCACGAAGCGCTTCTGCCCAACGTGATGTTGAATCCGCCATCAAAGCAACAGAATATCCCATATCTCTAAAATATTCAGCAATTGTTATCCCCGTGTAAATAGATGCTTCTCTAGCAGCAACAGGCATATTTGATGTGTTCGCTATAAGTAAAGTTCTCTTCATTAATGGCTGTCCTGATCTGGGGTCCTCTAGCTCAGGGAACTCAAGCAAA comes from Synergistaceae bacterium and encodes:
- a CDS encoding V-type ATP synthase subunit B — its product is MMLPKEYRTICDLAGPLMLVEKVENVSYDELAEIRLATGEKRTGRVLEITEDRALVQVYEGSTGIDVESSQIRFLGDVLKLPVSDDMLGRVFNGRGDPIDGGAPIIPLDLLDVNGNPINPFSRDYPSEFIQTGISAIDGMNPLVRGQKLPIFSGSGMPHSQMAAQIARQANVISGHANFAVVFAAMGITFEEASFFMEDFRKTGAVERTVMYVNLADDPAIERISTPRLALTAAEYLAFEKGMHVLVILTDLTNYCEALREISAARKEVPGRRGYPGYLYTDLATMYERAGRLRGKEGSITQLPILTMPEDDKTHPIPDLTGYITEGQIILARGLHRKGIYPPIDVMPSLSRLKDKGIGKDKTREDHADLTNQLFAAYSRGKEAKELAVILGDSALSEEDKAFAKFADRFENEYIRQGEYENRSIEETLQLGWELLTIVPTKELKRVRDEYVEKYLQPLLNLEGEKTQSTVNE
- a CDS encoding V-type ATP synthase subunit A, which encodes MAIPNAVTGFIAKISGPLVIAKDMAGACMFDVVRVGNAGLVGEIIELKDDTASVQVYEETSGLTPGEPVVSTGEPLSVELAPGLIEEFFDGIQRPLEAIQNEAKSPYILRGINVPAVNRTKKWGFVPSVEVGTEVVAGDIIGSVAETELVDHKIMIPHGIVGKIKNIKQGDFTVEEVIAVVTDSKGKDYDIKLLQRWPVRQPRPVIKRLAPEVPLTTGQRVIDTLFPIARGGTACVPGPFGSGKTVIQHQLAKWADAQIIVYIGCGERGNEMTDVLLEFPELEDPRSGQPLMKRTLLIANTSNMPVAAREASIYTGITIAEYFRDMGYSVALMADSTSRWAEALREMSGRLEEMPGEEGFPAYLGTRLATFYERAGRAICCGQDSREGAVTVIGAVSPPGGDLSEPVTQNTLRVTKVFWGLDSQLAYQRHFPAINWLSSYSLYAKLLGEYWDNKYDGEWSKLRIDAMTFLEEEDQLKEIVRLVGIDSLSREERMVLETSKSIREDFLHQNSFHEIDTYASMDKQFRMLRIILTFHDMAMQVLSRGGNLKSVINHPIREEIARMRYISEEELDKISDLEKTIKTELGKLGVPGGDHDVA